The Etheostoma cragini isolate CJK2018 chromosome 10, CSU_Ecrag_1.0, whole genome shotgun sequence nucleotide sequence CATTTCAGAGGCTACGCAGGCTGGTGAGCGCTTTTCTGTGAGTAATGCAGTTGACCCAGACGTTGGTTCAAACTCTGTGAAAACATACAATTTGAGCGAAAGTCATTATTTCACAATAGAAATTCAGACTGGAAGAGATGGATCCAAATTTGCTGATTTAATCCTGAAAAAGACATTGGACCGAGAGGAGCAGGCTGTTCATTATTTAATACTTACAGCTGTAGATGGCGGTATGCCATCTCGTTCTGGTACTGCCAGCattattgttcatgttttagACACAAATGACAACGCCCCTACATTTAAAGAAGAGAGCTACAAAATCAATGTAATGGAAAATTCTCCGATCGGAAGTCTTGTTATTCATCTCAATGCGACAGACTTAGATAAAGGGTCAAATTCAGATTTGATATACTCATACAGTCTATACACTTCCGAGAAGACGCAAGACACATTTAATTTGAATCCTTCCACTGGTGAAATTACTGTCAAAGGATTGTTAAATTATGAGGATTTCAGGATTTACGATATGGAAGTTATAGCTACTGATAAAGGAGCCAATAGTTTATCAGGACAATGTACTATAAAGATTCTGGTTGAAGACATGAACGACAACCATCCAGAATTATCTATTAAATCATTTCGGAGTCCAGTCAATGAAAACATAGAGATAGAAACAGTGATAGCAGTAGTTAGTGTCAGTGATAAAGACTCAGGTGATAATGGAGTGGTTGATCTTCATATTCCAGATAACNNNNNNNNNNNNNNNNNNNNNNNNNNNNNNNNNNNNNNNNNNNNNNNNNNNNNNNNNNNNNNNNNNNNNNNNNNNNNNNNNNNNNNNNNNNNNNNNNNNNGTCAGTCACCTGGAGAAACTGGTAGGTTATCCGAGAGTTGTGCACCGAGTCGGTGTCTAAGGCTATCACCTTGGCAACGAGTGAGCCTTTATCGGTGGATCTGGGGATCTTTTCCT carries:
- the LOC117951595 gene encoding protocadherin gamma-C3 is translated as MEGLVCSEYWKRYVSTIILFVATLNSTLAVSHYSVPEELEEDSVVANLAGDLGLDVKTLVERKMRIEIIANRKYLDVNKETGELYIVERIDRESLCPAKTSCYLKMEAIIENPKRIFYIELEIMDINDNAPHFRRDTIDLDISEATQAGERFSVSNAVDPDVGSNSVKTYNLSESHYFTIEIQTGRDGSKFADLILKKTLDREEQAVHYLILTAVDGGMPSRSGTASIIVHVLDTNDNAPTFKEESYKINVMENSPIGSLVIHLNATDLDKGSNSDLIYSYSLYTSEKTQDTFNLNPSTGEITVKGLLNYEDFRIYDMEVIATDKGANSLSGQCTIKILVEDMNDNHPELSIKSFRSPVNENIEIETVIAVVSVSDKDSGDNGVVDLHIPDN